Proteins co-encoded in one Ruegeria sp. HKCCD4315 genomic window:
- a CDS encoding 4Fe-4S binding protein: MGTKILLCDCAGTQVLDPDRIESACGVSCSNVHTALCTTQLQSAVELMQEGATTIACLQEQEVFQSLAEDLNIEMPGFFDLRDRAGWSDQGADATPKMAALAAEAQLPQPVTPSVDVISEGTCFIIGPGAVSFDVAERLAGTLAVTVLATDQAEPISRAFDVIRGQVKSVSGALGGFSLRLDALQQVLPGGRGAFAWTDPKDGAQSTCDIILDLAGGTPFVQAPTKREGYLRADPKDAVAVERLAFEAAQLVGTFEKPLYVRLEETLCAHSRAEQVGCSNCLDVCPTGAITPAGEHVSIDPMVCAGCGACAALCPSTAITYEDPTVSALLSRMHILARTYRRSGGVAPRLLVHDAHGAEMIRLAARFGRGLPSDVIPLELNVISGFGHAEMLAALAHGFARVDVLLAPTTERDALDREVALAQAIAGSNVIGLIDEADPDVMADMLYGQDEPLPLADPVLPLGNRRQITRLAAQALNPQAEAPLALPENAPYGAVAVNTDSCTLCLSCVSLCPSGALIDNPDKPQLNFQQDACLQCGMCKTICPEDAITLVPQLDLSDAALSQQVLNEEEPFACVECGALFGVKSTVERIMEKLSGTHPMFANSDQARMIQMCDNCRVKVQFEQQDNPFQSKPKPRVVTTDDYYSDRKDH, from the coding sequence ATGGGCACCAAAATACTGCTATGCGATTGCGCTGGAACTCAGGTTTTGGATCCCGACAGGATCGAAAGCGCCTGTGGCGTCAGCTGTTCCAATGTGCACACGGCGCTGTGCACAACCCAACTGCAATCCGCGGTCGAGCTGATGCAGGAGGGAGCAACCACAATTGCCTGCCTGCAGGAACAAGAGGTGTTCCAGTCTCTGGCAGAAGATCTGAATATTGAAATGCCCGGCTTCTTTGATTTGCGCGACCGTGCGGGTTGGTCCGATCAGGGTGCAGATGCAACGCCTAAAATGGCGGCGCTGGCGGCTGAGGCGCAGTTACCGCAACCCGTGACGCCCAGCGTGGATGTCATAAGCGAGGGAACCTGTTTCATCATTGGTCCTGGCGCTGTGAGTTTTGATGTTGCTGAGAGGTTGGCCGGAACCTTGGCAGTGACCGTTCTGGCGACCGATCAGGCAGAGCCAATCTCGCGCGCGTTTGACGTGATACGTGGGCAGGTGAAATCAGTGTCTGGGGCGTTGGGCGGGTTTTCACTTCGTCTGGACGCATTGCAACAGGTTCTACCGGGTGGGCGCGGTGCCTTCGCATGGACTGACCCGAAAGACGGGGCGCAATCCACATGTGACATTATCCTGGACCTTGCAGGTGGCACGCCGTTTGTACAGGCCCCGACCAAGCGTGAAGGGTATCTGCGCGCTGATCCAAAAGACGCGGTGGCTGTCGAACGTTTGGCTTTTGAGGCCGCACAGCTTGTTGGGACATTCGAAAAACCCTTGTACGTGCGGTTGGAAGAAACCCTCTGCGCCCATTCACGGGCGGAACAGGTGGGCTGTTCAAACTGTCTGGATGTCTGCCCGACCGGCGCAATAACCCCAGCGGGTGAACATGTGAGCATCGACCCGATGGTGTGTGCCGGTTGTGGCGCATGCGCCGCCTTGTGCCCTTCAACTGCGATTACCTACGAGGACCCGACCGTGTCGGCACTGCTGTCTCGGATGCACATCCTGGCACGAACCTATCGCCGATCGGGTGGGGTCGCGCCCCGATTGCTTGTCCATGACGCGCATGGCGCCGAGATGATCCGACTGGCAGCGCGTTTTGGTCGCGGTTTACCTTCGGACGTTATCCCGCTGGAACTAAATGTAATATCAGGTTTCGGTCACGCCGAGATGTTGGCTGCTTTGGCGCATGGATTTGCCCGGGTCGACGTGTTGCTTGCACCCACGACGGAACGTGACGCGCTGGATCGTGAGGTAGCGTTGGCACAAGCGATTGCCGGATCAAATGTTATTGGGCTAATTGATGAGGCTGATCCGGATGTCATGGCTGATATGCTCTATGGTCAAGACGAGCCGCTGCCGCTGGCCGATCCTGTTCTTCCGCTGGGCAACCGGCGGCAGATCACACGATTGGCCGCGCAGGCGCTAAATCCGCAGGCCGAGGCTCCACTGGCTCTGCCCGAAAACGCGCCTTACGGGGCGGTGGCGGTGAACACCGACAGTTGCACCCTGTGCCTCAGCTGTGTGTCACTGTGCCCGTCGGGGGCTTTGATCGACAACCCGGACAAACCGCAACTCAACTTCCAGCAGGATGCCTGCCTGCAATGCGGAATGTGCAAGACGATCTGCCCAGAAGACGCGATTACTCTGGTACCGCAACTGGATCTGAGCGATGCTGCGCTGTCTCAACAGGTGCTCAACGAAGAAGAACCCTTTGCCTGTGTCGAATGCGGCGCATTGTTTGGGGTGAAATCTACGGTCGAGCGGATCATGGAGAAGCTTTCCGGCACGCATCCGATGTTTGCCAACTCGGATCAGGCGCGGATGATCCAGATGTGTGACAATTGCCGGGTGAAAGTGCAGTTCGAACAGCAGGATAACCCGTTCCAGTCAAAGCCCAAGCCGCGGGTTGTCACGACCGACGACTATTATTCGGACAGAAAGGATCATTGA
- a CDS encoding 3'-5' exonuclease, giving the protein MLTKLSLRLRIFLFFCLLALGGIAISAIALWITYARAENPELLDAFIFAEILITFGLLALIAGVWLLFDDNVAKPIERLSAQLRARAHAGVSTDLDMQAARYLGDLAPAAAGLAEQVASNAMRTAEAVATETAHLAAEKQRLTALLTEIPVAMLLASPKHQIVLYDGQAAEVLAQIAHPRLNASLFEYLETTGLTDAYAKLCKTGKDVYCTLSSVDGRQTYSARMKPLGDAPGYMLVFEDSAAQISPDEARPLVYDFELLDTPGDDAFENRTLSDLCFVVFDTETTGLLPHKDEIVQIGAVRVLNGRIVQGEHLDMLVDPGIPIPPASTKVHKVSDRMVQGAPDITEAGRVFHQFARDAVIVAHNAPFDMAFLRRHAQRMEVEWDHPILDTVLLSAVLFGASDTHTLDALCERLEITIPEALRHTALGDAVATAEALIKMLPILQARGFTTFGEVIMETRKHGRLLEDLN; this is encoded by the coding sequence ATGCTCACCAAATTGAGCCTGAGGCTCAGGATTTTTCTGTTCTTCTGTTTGCTGGCGTTGGGGGGAATTGCGATCAGCGCAATCGCCCTTTGGATCACCTATGCCCGCGCCGAGAACCCCGAACTTCTGGACGCTTTCATTTTTGCCGAAATCCTGATCACGTTCGGCTTGCTGGCTCTGATTGCCGGCGTATGGCTGTTGTTTGACGACAATGTTGCCAAGCCAATCGAACGCCTTTCGGCCCAATTGCGCGCACGCGCACATGCCGGGGTCAGCACGGATCTGGACATGCAAGCGGCGCGTTATCTCGGCGATCTAGCCCCGGCTGCAGCCGGGCTGGCGGAACAGGTGGCGTCAAATGCGATGCGGACTGCCGAAGCTGTGGCTACAGAAACCGCTCATTTGGCGGCTGAAAAACAACGCCTCACCGCTCTGTTGACGGAAATCCCGGTCGCCATGCTGCTGGCCAGCCCCAAGCATCAGATCGTGTTGTACGACGGTCAGGCCGCCGAGGTGTTGGCCCAGATCGCACATCCCCGCCTGAATGCGTCACTTTTTGAATACCTCGAAACCACGGGCCTCACGGACGCCTATGCCAAACTTTGCAAAACCGGCAAGGACGTTTATTGCACCCTATCCAGTGTGGATGGCCGACAGACCTATTCCGCCCGGATGAAACCGCTTGGGGACGCGCCCGGTTATATGTTGGTCTTCGAAGACAGCGCCGCCCAGATTTCCCCGGACGAAGCACGCCCGCTGGTTTACGATTTCGAACTTCTCGACACACCGGGCGACGACGCGTTCGAGAATCGCACCTTGTCCGACCTGTGTTTCGTGGTCTTCGATACGGAAACAACCGGGCTGTTGCCGCACAAAGATGAAATCGTACAGATCGGCGCGGTGCGCGTACTTAACGGCAGGATCGTTCAGGGCGAGCATCTGGACATGCTGGTGGATCCGGGCATTCCGATACCACCTGCGTCGACCAAAGTGCACAAGGTCAGTGACCGTATGGTTCAGGGAGCACCCGACATCACCGAGGCCGGACGCGTATTTCACCAATTTGCACGCGATGCCGTGATCGTGGCGCATAACGCGCCCTTCGACATGGCGTTCCTGCGTCGTCACGCTCAGCGCATGGAAGTCGAGTGGGATCACCCGATCCTCGACACCGTTTTGCTGTCTGCCGTTCTGTTCGGAGCCAGCGACACGCATACGCTGGACGCGCTGTGCGAACGGCTGGAAATCACGATCCCCGAGGCGCTGCGCCATACGGCGCTCGGCGATGCGGTTGCCACGGCAGAAGCGCTGATCAAGATGTTGCCGATCCTACAGGCGCGTGGTTTTACCACCTTTGGCGAAGTCATAATGGAAACCCGAAAACACGGGCGTTTGCTGGAAGACCTGAACTGA
- a CDS encoding DUF6505 family protein, translating into MKLARAIHFDESDMNVFHSPARTGEWCVSGGFEFSNWSDADLEGKARQAFANGWLGLETFGRVTFVAVTQIEPAEKDQITRNLAEHFVQFYGAPSVEAAMGVAQSEVDHMSDLCEDHAANTLLTVARELSEAGVHESYRVITPQDAQLEALAVHGSLDD; encoded by the coding sequence ATGAAACTGGCCCGCGCAATCCATTTCGACGAAAGCGATATGAACGTGTTTCATTCTCCGGCGCGAACCGGGGAGTGGTGTGTGTCTGGCGGGTTCGAGTTTTCGAACTGGAGCGACGCCGATCTTGAGGGCAAGGCACGGCAAGCTTTCGCAAATGGCTGGTTGGGTCTGGAAACCTTTGGTCGTGTGACGTTTGTAGCGGTGACGCAGATCGAACCGGCAGAGAAAGATCAGATCACGCGCAATTTGGCCGAACATTTTGTGCAATTCTATGGCGCGCCTTCGGTCGAGGCGGCAATGGGCGTCGCACAATCCGAAGTCGATCACATGTCTGACCTGTGCGAAGACCATGCCGCCAATACGCTACTGACCGTGGCCCGTGAGTTGAGTGAGGCGGGCGTGCACGAAAGCTATCGTGTCATTACGCCCCAGGATGCTCAGCTTGAGGCGCTGGCCGTGCATGGATCGCTGGATGACTAG
- a CDS encoding Mrp/NBP35 family ATP-binding protein, with the protein MSVRDAVLANLKKITDPVSGQDIVSAGIVRALNVEGDTVRFVLEIDPKHAEKMEPVRATAEKAAQMVDGVANVSAMMTAHSDKAPPDLKPKPKPSQTGPQAVPGVDRIIAVASGKGGVGKSTVSANLACALAAEGRRVGLLDADVYGPSQPRMLGVSGRPASPDGKTILPLRNHGVTMMSMGLMTNEGQAVVWRGPMLMGALQQMMGQVQWGALDVLIVDLPPGTGDVQLTLSQKFQVDGAIVVSTPQDVALIDARKGIDMFNQLKTPIVGMIENMSTHICSNCGHEEHVFGHGGVASEAESLGVPLLGEIPLHLDIRVAADGGAPIVVSKPDSPQAESFRKIARDLISNGFA; encoded by the coding sequence ATGAGTGTTCGTGACGCGGTTCTGGCGAACCTGAAAAAGATCACCGACCCGGTATCCGGGCAGGATATTGTGAGCGCGGGCATCGTGCGTGCGCTGAACGTTGAAGGCGACACAGTACGCTTTGTGCTTGAGATCGACCCAAAGCACGCGGAAAAGATGGAGCCCGTGCGCGCGACGGCCGAAAAAGCCGCGCAGATGGTTGACGGTGTGGCCAATGTGTCGGCGATGATGACCGCGCATTCCGATAAAGCGCCGCCGGATCTGAAACCGAAACCCAAACCGTCTCAGACCGGGCCGCAGGCCGTTCCCGGTGTAGACAGGATCATTGCCGTTGCTTCGGGCAAAGGCGGCGTCGGCAAGTCTACTGTCTCGGCTAACCTCGCCTGTGCGTTGGCGGCTGAAGGACGGCGCGTAGGTCTGCTGGACGCGGATGTCTACGGTCCCTCTCAGCCCCGGATGCTGGGTGTATCCGGTCGCCCGGCCAGCCCTGATGGCAAGACCATCCTGCCTTTGCGCAATCACGGCGTGACCATGATGTCCATGGGGCTGATGACCAACGAAGGTCAGGCTGTAGTCTGGCGTGGACCCATGTTGATGGGTGCGCTGCAACAGATGATGGGGCAGGTGCAGTGGGGCGCGTTGGACGTTCTGATCGTCGACCTTCCGCCCGGCACCGGGGATGTGCAGTTGACGCTGAGCCAGAAGTTCCAGGTGGACGGTGCCATCGTGGTTTCAACCCCGCAGGACGTGGCCTTAATCGACGCCCGCAAGGGGATCGATATGTTCAATCAGCTCAAAACTCCAATCGTGGGCATGATCGAAAACATGTCGACCCATATCTGCTCCAACTGCGGGCACGAAGAACATGTGTTTGGTCATGGCGGTGTCGCGTCCGAGGCGGAATCGCTGGGTGTACCGCTGCTGGGTGAAATCCCACTGCATCTGGACATCCGCGTGGCCGCTGACGGAGGTGCGCCTATCGTGGTCAGCAAACCCGATAGTCCGCAGGCCGAGTCGTTCCGCAAGATCGCACGCGACCTGATCTCAAACGGTTTCGCATGA
- a CDS encoding biotin/lipoate--protein ligase family protein, translating to MTLPVFPPLLTGHPVQGGEDPFDRAQAMAALGCDAGTVVYNIQADRLRVAIVFAPEVPLQDAMAMLPLCAVGFQNALGALAPPEVAVHLGWDGLICVNGAKCGMFRVAASSTSPDQEPDWLIVGWELALLQTSEAPGATPDVTALYEEGCADVSATQLVESWSRHTLTWLNRWQEDGNAPLHAEWMGLLRGVGDPLDGGGVFLGTDERFGMLIRDGSDTRLRPLTDVLENG from the coding sequence ATGACCCTTCCGGTCTTCCCTCCTTTATTAACGGGTCACCCGGTTCAGGGTGGGGAAGACCCGTTCGACCGTGCGCAGGCTATGGCCGCGCTGGGGTGCGATGCGGGAACCGTCGTTTACAACATTCAGGCCGACCGCCTGCGTGTTGCCATCGTCTTTGCGCCTGAAGTGCCGCTTCAGGACGCAATGGCGATGTTGCCGCTGTGTGCTGTGGGATTTCAGAATGCGCTAGGCGCTCTGGCTCCGCCAGAGGTTGCTGTGCATCTGGGCTGGGATGGATTGATTTGTGTGAACGGTGCAAAATGCGGGATGTTCCGGGTTGCTGCGTCGAGTACATCGCCCGATCAGGAACCTGACTGGCTAATTGTTGGATGGGAATTGGCGCTGTTGCAAACCAGCGAGGCCCCAGGCGCAACACCGGATGTTACCGCGCTTTATGAAGAGGGGTGTGCGGATGTTTCCGCAACCCAGTTGGTAGAAAGCTGGTCGCGTCATACGTTGACTTGGCTGAACCGCTGGCAGGAAGATGGCAACGCACCGCTGCATGCCGAATGGATGGGCTTGCTGCGTGGTGTCGGTGATCCACTTGACGGTGGCGGAGTTTTTCTGGGCACTGACGAGCGGTTTGGAATGCTGATCCGGGACGGCTCTGATACACGCCTGCGTCCCCTGACCGACGTTTTGGAGAACGGATGA
- a CDS encoding flavin reductase family protein, translated as MTEKTFTPTPDQSPAFREALGCFGTGVTVITTQTEGGPRAITVNSFASVSLDPPLVLWCLAKESFRFDAFSGCEHYSIHVMAQDQQEQALRFARDGTDFSHADWTEDETGRPQLNQCLARFDCRLHARHDAGDHLIIVGQVEQVMYRTGKGLIFKRGQFGGFVDLI; from the coding sequence ATGACGGAAAAGACCTTCACACCAACCCCGGATCAAAGTCCTGCCTTTCGCGAGGCATTGGGATGCTTTGGCACCGGCGTCACCGTGATCACCACGCAAACCGAAGGTGGACCGCGCGCGATCACCGTGAATTCTTTTGCCTCGGTCTCATTGGACCCGCCACTGGTATTGTGGTGTCTGGCTAAGGAATCGTTCCGTTTCGACGCTTTCAGCGGCTGCGAACACTATTCGATTCATGTGATGGCACAGGATCAACAAGAGCAGGCGCTGCGATTTGCGCGTGACGGTACGGATTTCTCTCATGCAGATTGGACCGAGGACGAGACCGGTCGCCCGCAATTGAACCAATGTCTGGCGCGGTTCGATTGTCGTCTGCACGCACGGCACGACGCTGGTGATCACCTGATTATTGTCGGTCAAGTGGAACAGGTGATGTACCGCACCGGCAAAGGCTTGATCTTCAAACGCGGCCAGTTCGGCGGATTTGTCGACCTGATCTAG